The sequence GGGACGAGGACCGTGCCGCGGTCGGCGGGGAAACCGGCCTCGATACGTTCGGGGGCGAAGGACAGACCGCCGCCGACGGCCTGCAGCGCGGCATCCTTGCGGACCCAGAAACGGGTCACGAGGCGTTCCCGTTCGGCGGCCGGGCGCCCTGCGACGGTGCGGGACTCCTGGTCCGTCAGCACCTCGTACGGGGTGTACGGCAAGGACGCCCCGGAGCGCACGGACTCCACCGAGAAGCCCATCCGGCGCGCGTCCTCGCCACAGGCCACGATCAGCAGGCCGCGGGTTCCGTACAACTCCCAGTGGGTGGCGGCGGCCATCGCGGCGCTCACCCGGTCGGGGAGGCAGCCCAGCAGCCGGCTGCGGGCCGCGCCGCCGAGCGTGGACCGGGAGTGGCCGTTGAGGTCCGGGCAGCCGTCGGGGGACAGCCCTGTTCCCGGCTCGCGGGCAGGGGTGGATCCTACGGGGACGACAAAGAGCGGGACGGGTGTGGACAGGATGTCCGGGCGGTCGTGAGCAGGTGCGGGTGCGGCCGCGAGCGGTGCCGGGCGCGCCCGTCCCGGGTGCTGCCAGTGTTCCGGAACGCCCAGGTCAAGGGGCTCCGGACAGAGTTGGAGAAGAGCGGCGTTCGTTTCCACGTACTTTCCGTCCTCCACAGTTGAGCGGTGCCTGGGCCGTACTGGGTGAGTGACGGCCCGTCGTACGGTTCTTCCCTCTCCCTCTTTTCCGCCTACATCGATCGATACAGAGAGCCCAAGGTTTGCAGATCCTCCGGAACCTTCGAGTCATCCCTCCTGCTGATGTACGGCTACATACTTCGATGTACGAGAGGCGGACCCAAATTCGGGCGCCAGGGCCAGGAGAACGGGCAGCGCACGGAAGTACTGTCCTCGTGTGTGGTTACGTCTTTTCACCAGTACGCACGCGCGCCACCGCCCCGTACCGCTCCGTGACCTCAGATTGGCGGTGGGTTTCTTTGCCGGCTGTCTGATTCTGTATGTCGTGGGCGGCCCACAGGTGATGGGGGGCGATATCCCCGCTTGGCAGGCCGTCCTGCCCGTTCTCGTGCTGTGCGCCGCGACCGCTCTGCGCAGTGCCCGGCCGGCGGTCGCGGTCGCCGTCGGCACCTTCACGGTCACCGTGGAGACCACGTCCAGCGGTGGCCTGGGCCCGGTCCTCATCTATACCGATCTGCTCTATGCGGCCGCGCTGTACGGCGCCCCCCGGCTGTGCCGGCTGCTGCAGGCCGGGAGCGTCACGGCCACCCTCGTCACCACCGTGGTCCTCGTCCTCACCGGCGACCGCTCGGAGGGGGTGACGACCGGTGTCATCGTCGCGCTGCTGCTCATCTCCCCCGTGTGGACCGGGGTGTTGATACGCAACCACAAGGAGCGGGCGGACACCGAACGGCAGCGTGCCGCGCAGATCAACCGGCTGGCGGAGCTGGACCGCAAGACCGTGCTGCAGACCGAGCGCACCCGGATGGCCCGCGAGCTGCACGATCTGGTGGCCAACCACCTCAGCGCCATCGCCATTCACTCCAGCGCCGTGCTCTCCCTGGCCGGGACGAAGGGGGAGAAGGACGGCGCCGACGAGGAGGACCCGGTACTGCGGGCGCTCGCGGTGATCCGCGAGAACAGCGTGCAGGGGCTGGCCGAAATGCGGCGGATGGTGGTGCTGTTGCGCTCCGACCGGGGGGTGGACGACGACTGGGACCGGCCCCAGCTGAACGCGCTGGGGTCACTCGTCGAACAGGCCAGGCCGGCCGCGGACGCGGCGGCGCTGTCCCTGCACACCGAGTTCCCCGAGCGCTTCCCCGAAGTGTCCTCGGTGATCGAGGTGACGGCGTACCGCATCGTGCAGGAGGCACTGACCAATGTCCTCAAGCACGCCTCGGCGGGGCGGGTGCACATCCGCTGTGAGACCGGCGCCGGGCAGCTGACCCTCTCGGTCGACAGCCCGCTCACCCGCCCCGACGGCCGGGCCCGGCAGCGCCCCGTGGCGCAGTTGACCACCGGAGCGGGCGCCGGCCTCGCCGGGATGTCCGAACGGGCCGCGCTGGTCGGCGGCATCTTCGACGCGGGACCCGACCGCACCGCCCCGGGACGCTGGCGGGTGCGGGCCGTGCTCCCGCTGACACAGAACTCCTAGCGGACGAGAAAGGTGGAACAGCCAGTGAAGGAGTCGGTGGAGGGGTTGATGAAGGGGTTAGTGAAGGAGCCGGTGGACGGGTTGGCGGAGGGGCTGGTGAAGGAGTACGCGGCGGACGCGTGGCGGGCCGGCCCGGCGGACGAGCCGAGGGGCGGCCCCTCGGATGCGCCGGACCACGCCCCGTCCGGCAGGCCCGAGGCCATACGACCCGAGGACATACGGACCAACGGCATACGAGCCGAGGACATTCAGCCCGAAGACATTCGGCCCGAGGGCATCCGGGTGCTGGTGGCCGATGACCAGGCCGCGGTGCGCTCCGGACTGGTGCTGGTGCTGCAGACCGACCCGGGCATCACCGTGGTCGGCGAGGCCGGCGACGGCGCGGCGGCGGTCCGGATGGCCGCCGAACTCCGGCCCGATGTGGTCCTGATGGACGTCCAGATGCCACAGCTCAACGGGGTCGCCGCCACCCGCAGGATCGTGGAGCGCGGCCTCGCCGAAGTGCTGGTGCTGACCACCTTCGACCTCAACGAGTACATCTTCGGGGCGCTACGGGCCGGCGCCGGCGGCTTCATCCTCAAGAACGCGGAGCCGGCCGTACTGGTCAGCGCGGTACACGAGGTGGCACACGGGGACGGTTTCCTCACCCCGGCCATCGCCCGCCGGCTGATCACTGAATTCGCCGGCCGCCCGCCGGTAGCCGGCCCCACCCTCCCCGCGAGCGCCGCGCAGGCCCTCGACACGCTCACCAAACGGGAGTTGGAGGTCCTGGCCTGCATCGCCCGCGGACTGGCCAACAGCGCCATCGCCGAAACCCTCCACCTCGCGGAGGGCACCGTGAAAACCCACACCAGCCGGATCCTGTCGAAACTCAACCTCCGCAGCCGGGTACAGGCCGCAATCCTGGCCCAACAGCACGGGATCGCGCTGCGGGGGTGAGAAGCGGGGCCGGGCGGGGGTGCGGCCCCTGCCCCGCCCCCCGGGGCCCCGGGCCGGCGGTTCGCGCTCAGTCGTCGGCCAGCAGGTCGCGGGCGATCGCGTCGTTCTGGCGGAAGTAGACGGCGTTGGTGTGCGGGCGGGGGAACTGGGCCGGGCCGGCGATGGTCCGGTCGGGGTGCACGGTGCCGGTCGCGTCGACGGGGTGCAGGGCCGCGCCGGACAGCCGCAGCATGCCGCCCGCGCCGTCCTCGGGGCGCTCCTGGACCAGTTCGCCGCGGGACAGCAGGGCGCGCAGCAGGGGATCGGTCACGCGGTCGGGGTCGGGCGCCGCCAGCCGGGCGTCGAGGAGGATGTCCGCCTCGTGCACGGTGCCGGGGAGGGCGGGGCTGGTCGCGCGGAAGAGCGGGACCGGGCCGGCCGGGCCGCACGGGCCGCCCTGGGCACCCCGCAGGGGCTCGCTTCCGGGCGCGGCCGCCTCGCCGGGCATGGACCCATCGCCGGGCGCGGCCCCGTCTCCGGGTACGGGCCCGTCTCCGGGCACGGCCCCGTCAGGCACCGCCCCGTCTCCGGGCACCGCCCCGTCTCCCGGCACCGCCCCGTCTCCCGGCACCGCCCCGTCTCCCGGTACGAGCGACACCCGCATGCCGGGGCCCACGAATGTCACCACGCCCGCCTCGGCCAGTGCCAGCAGCTGTTCGGCGCGCAGCGGGGGCGGGCCCGAGCTGAGGTAGGTGCCGAGTGCGAAGTGGCGTAGGGCCTCCGTCAGTTGGCCGTCGGCCAGTTCGCCGGACCGCCACAGTTCCTCGATGACCGCGCCGGCCCGTTGCAAGCCGTCTACCAGGGCGGTGGCGATACCGCTCGCGGGGCCCGTGCGGCGGCGCAGCTCCTCGGCGAGCAGGCCGCGCAGCCGGCGCTGGAGGTCGTCGGCGTCGGCGAACCGCAGACCGGCCAGCGGGTCGGCCAGCCGGTCCAGGTCGAGGCGGTCGGCGGGGTCGGGCACGGCCTCACAGGCGAGTTTGGCCAGCCGGTCGGCGTCGGGGTGCAGCAGGGCGTACTGGGCGTCGAAGTCCGGCCAGCTCATACAGGTACGGGCGGGCTGCCCGGCGAAGAGGGCGCGGTAGTGGCACCAGCCCAGTTCGGCCACCACCAGCGGCCACACATCGCGGCCGAAGGAGGCGCCGGGCCGGGACAGCACGGCCCGGCAGGCGTCGACAGTGGCGAAGCGCGGGGCGGCAGGAGCTGCCAGAGGGGCTGCAGGGGCTGCCAGGAGAGCGGACGGGGCTGCCTGGGAGTCTGCGGGCGCTGCCGGAGGGGCGGCAGGAGCTGCCAGGGGAGCAGCGGGCGCTGCCAGGGAGGCGGCCGGTGGCGCATACGCCGGTTTGGGCGGCAGGGGGACGCCACGCCGGGAGCCCGCGTACAGCCGGGGCTCGCGCCCGGACGGCAGATAGCGCAGCGGACCGCCGGGGGCGGGGCGGACGAAGCGGCCGCCGCGGCCCTCCGTCAGCAGCGCCAGACAGTCGATGAAGACCAGGCCCAGGCCGCGGACCAGGACCCGCGCGCCGGGCGGGACGGCCGCCAGCGCCGCCGGGTCGGCGGGCCCGGGGCCGATCCGGGTCAGGCCGGCCGGTACGGGACCGGCGAGGGTGTCCGTATGGCCCTGGGCGAACACCACCCGGTCGGCGAGTACGGGCGGTTGGCCGGAGTCGAGGATCACCTGCTGGCGGCCCCGTCCGCCCGGTGCCGTCCCGGCGGGCGTGCGCCGCAGATCGACCACCCGCGCCCGGTGGACGTACAGCCGCACCGAGGCGGGCCGCTCGCGGGTGACGGTCTCGAAGAAGTGCCGCAGATAGCGGCCCTGGTCGCGGCGGGCGGCGTAGGCGCCGTCGTGCAGCGGGGCGTCGAGCCAGCCGGCGGTGGTGGGGCCGGGGCGCGGCGGGCCGGCGCACGCCACGCTCGCATCGGGGTACATCGTGACCTGCTCGGCCGCCGAGTTCATCCACAGCAGACCCGGCTGGTCGGTGCGCCAGGTGCGGCCGGCGCCCGGTGGGTACGGGTCGACGATGTGCAGGTCCAGCGGCCGGTCGCCGTACAGGGCGGGGACGTTGGCGAGGATCCGCTCGACGATCGAGGCGCCGCGCGGGCCGCAGCCGATGAGGCACAGGGAGCGGGCCGGGCCCACCGGGTCGTTCAACTGGCCTCCGTCCGACGGCCGTGTTCGTGGGGTGTGTCCATGGGTCGTGTCCATGGGGTGGTTCGGGAGCGCCGTGGTTCCCGGGCGCACGTAAAGCAGCGCAGGCGTCCGTCAAGCACAGGCGTCCGTCGCACGCAGACGCTCCGTCACACACAGGGGCCCGGCGGCCCGTGCCGTAGCAGGGGGGCCGCCGGGCGCCGTGTCAGCAGCCGCCGCTGATCGTGGAGCCGAGCGCCTGGGCGTCACGCTCGCCCGGCACCTCCAGGCCCTGAAGGTCCATGATGGTCATCTCGTCACCTCCCTTCCGCGGATCGGTGGACATGTGTACGGTGAGATACACGGCGCGTGGTGGAATACGCACACCGTGTGGCCGGCTGTGTCAGCAGCCGCCGCTGATGGTGGAGCCGAGCGCCTGGGCGTCACGCTCGCCCGGCACCTCCAGACCCTGAAGATCCATGATGGTCATCTACGACACCTCCTTCCGGGGACTTGTCGTGGTGCGGAATCACGGTGATGACGTGCCAGGTGCCGTTGCGGGACACCTGGAGCCGGTGGGCCGTGCATGACAGGTGCACGGTCCATCCGGCGTCGCGTCAGCAGCCGCCGGAGACGGTCGAGCCGAGCGCCTGGGCGTCACGCTCGCCCGGCACCTCCAGGCCCTGAAGGTCCATGATGGTCATCTGACGACACCTCCCTTCCGCGGTGCGCAGTGCCCGCTGCCCCGGACGGGGCGGTGGGGGTGGCGGCGCCGTGGGCGCCGCCGGCGCGTCCCGGGGCGGCCGGATGAACGGCCGCCGCGAGGCGCGAGTCGGTGAGGAACGGGAGCAGCGGAGTGCCCCGTTCGGTGGCGGAGAGCGCCAGCAGGACGCCGGCCCCGCCGTCGGCCAGGCCCATGGAGATCCGGGCGCGGCCGTCGCAGGGGAAGACCGTCGCTCCGTTCCACGTCATGGCGTGCTGGCCGAGCCGGGTCAGATGACGGCGCAGGTACCGGTCGACGGCTGCGCTGCCCGGCACGGGGCCGTCCGGCCGTTCCCCGTCGTCCGGGGCGAGCGGCACCCGGTCGCGGAGCACCGCCAGCGTGGCGAGCAGGCCCGCGCGTCCGCCCAGCAGCCCCGACTCGATGACGAAGTCGGCGGCGCAGGCGCGCAGCAGGGCGGGCAGCGCCGCGCGGATCCGGTCGTCGTCGCGCACCCGCAGCAGCTCGGCCGCCACCAGGGCGATACCGGCGCTGCCGTTGTCCAGGTAGGGCAGGAGCCGGAAGCCCTCGTCCACCTGGAGGGTGTCCTGCGGGCCCGGTGCGCACCGGTCGAGGTCGCGGTGGACGGCGTGTACCGCCTCGTCCAGCAACGCGGGGTCCCCGGTGGCCCGGTGGGCGGTCAGGAGGAAGAGCGCGGCGCCCGACCAGCCGTACATCAGGCCGGCGGCGTCCTTCGAGCCGCGCCGGCGGCGGCGCTCGACGGGTTCGGTGCGGGCGGCGGTCAGCCGCTCGGTGACGCGGTCGGCGAGGCCCAGGGCCTGCTGTCGCAAGGCGGCGCTGCCGAGCGCGTCGGCGAAGTGCAGCAGGTTCAGGCCGACGCCGGACAGACCCCGGTAGAGGCTGGGGCAGTGGCGTACGGCGAGCTTGTCCGCGGCCCGGTCCAGGGCCCGCAGGGCCGCCTCGTCGTCGCCCAACTGCCGTAAGACGTAGGCCATTCCGTGCAGGCCGTCGTAGAAGCCGATCCGCTCGGCGGGGACCCGGTCGACGGCGGCGCGCAGCCAGGCCGCGCCCTCCTCGTCGCGTTCCCCGAGGGCGGTGTGCCGGGCCCACAGGACGCCGGCCGCGCCGTGTCCGAAACCCGCGCCGCCCTCGACGAACTGCTCGAAGCCGCCGGGGTGGAGCCGGTCAAGGCGGTGCGGGGTGGCGCTGTCGCGCAGCCCGCGGGCGAGGGAGACCAGCACATCGGTGGGTGGGAAGGTGCCCGGTGCGGAACGGAGCGTGGCGGTCGTGTTGTCGTTGGGGGCCAGCTGCGGAGCCAGCCGGGCCACCAGCGCGTCCGGCAGCCCGAACCGCTCGGCCGCGGCGGCCAGCAGGGCGGGCGCCTTGTCCGGGGCGAGCCCGCCGAGGGCGGCCAGCGGCAGGAAGAGCCACAGTCCGATGGCGGCGAGCGCATAGTGGTCGCCGTCCGTGCCGGTCGCGTCGGCACGGTGGAAGCCGGGGGCGCCGAGGCTGCTGGGGGTGGCCAGGTCGAGCGCGTCGGCCACCTCGAAGTCGATGAGGACCGGTTCGTCACCGGGCCTGATGATGAGGTTGCCCGGGTGCAGGTCTCCGATCCGGATGCCGCGGCCGTGCACCGCGGCGACCAGCGCCTCGATCCGGCCGAACAGGGCCAGCGCGCGGTCGCGGTAACGCGCGACGGCCTGCTCGTCGGGGTCCGGGACGGTCAGCGGGTGGTGCGCGGCGAGCCAGGTCTGGAAGTCCTGTCCCGCGATGTCCTCCAGCACCAGGAAGAGGTGGTCGCGGACCTGGAAGGTGCCGAAGGTGCGCGGGATGCCGGGCATTCCCGCCAGCCGCTGCAGCATCCGGTGCTCGTGGGCGATCCGGCTGACCGCGTCGCGGCCGACGCCGTCGGTGCCGGAGTAGGGCCGGCCCTCCTTGAGGACGACACCGGTCTCCCCCGCGCCGAGGGCGTCGGCGCCGGTCGGGACGGCGCGGTAGACACCGCCGCCGTGGGAGAACTGCAGCGCCCCGGTGATCCGGTAGGGGAAGTCGTCCAGGGCCTGCCGGGCGGCCAGCGAGTCCTTGAGAATGTCCGGCACCTCGACCCAGTCGGGGGTGTGGAAGACCGGGGTGCGGCGGTCCGGCTCCGGGGTGCCGTCGGGGCGGTGGACGGCGGTGACCAGCTCGCCGTCGGTGTCCTCCATGTAGTGGGTGCGGAAGCCGCCGTAGCGTACGTGGAGCGGGCCCTGCCGGAAGCGCAGGTCGGTGAGGACGTACGGGCCGGGCCGGCCGCCGACGAGGGCGTCGAGTCCTTCGAGGGTGCGGGCGAACTCGGCGACGTCCACCGGGTAGACGGTCAGCAGCTTGCCGGCCGAGGAGCGCTGGGCGTACTTGCGGCTCAGGGCGCGCAGGACGTTTGTGCTCTTGAGGTACTTGAAGGCGATGCCGTGCCGGGTGCAGTAGCGGGCGACATCGGCGAGGGTGCGGCGGGCGTCGTCGGGTGCCGCGCTGACGTGGATCTTCCAGCCCTGGTCGGGGAGTTGGTCCTCGGGCGGGCGGCAGAAGGTCCAGGCCTCGTTGTCGTCGCGCCGCCAGCCGTCGGGCAGCGGCGGGGCGGGGAAGCGGGTGGCCTCCAGGTCCCAGTTGCCGGGCCAGTCGAAGAAGGTGCGGTCGGCCAGGGCGAAGCTCTCGGCGCCGTCTCTCATGCGGCACCCCCGATGGGGGCGGGCGCGCCGGCGGGGGCGGACGGGGCGACGGGGGCGGGCTCGCCTGCCTCGGCGGTGAGGCGTACGGCGGCGGTCCCGGTGGGCTCGGGGAGCTCGGCGGCGGGCTGTGCGGCCGGCGGGCCGGCCTCGGCGGCGACCGGTGCGGCCGGCCCCGCGGGCTCGGTGGCCCCGTCCAGGTAGGCGTCGAGGGCGGTGCGGTGGCCGCTCGCCAGATGCTCGGCGAGGACGGCGCGGGCCTGGGTCTTGTCGTCGTCGGAGAGGAAGTCGGGCAGGCCGACCGCCAGCACGCGGTTGTCCTCACTGGGCTTGAGCGAGGCGTAGTGCTCGTCGCGCAGCAGGCCCCAGACGATCGCGTCGTGGTACCGGCCGTCGAGGTAGCAGTGGTCGCGCAGGATGCCCTCGATCACGAACGGGGTCTTGGTCATCAGCCGGATGACGCCCTTGTTGTAGCCGGCGGTGGTGACCTGCACGCGGTGCGCGTCGAGCTGGTGGAAGAGGTAGTCGACGAGCAGGACGACGGCCTCCGCGCCGTAGCCGCGGCGCCACAGCTCGGGCGAGCCGATCGCGCCCCCGACGGTGAAGCCGCCGATCCGGCCGGAGCGCTGATAGCTGACGGTGCCGATGCGCTCGCCGTCCTTGCTGCGGATCACCAGGTGGTGGACCCGTCCCGAGCGGTTGGCCTGCTCGACCTCGGCGGCGCCCAGCAGCTCCCAGTCCCCGCTGAGCACGGCGGCCGGCGAGCCGGGCCGCAGCCAGGAGGCGATCGCCGCCCAGTCGTCGTCGCCGGGCCATTCCAAGGTCACCAGTCGTCCCTGCACGGTGCGTTTCCCTCCTCAGCGGGTGGTGTGACGGGTCGTCAGCGGGTGGCGCGGATCGTCAGCGGGTGTAGCGGGTCAGTACGAGGACGGCGTTGTGGCCGCCGAAGCCGAAGGAATTGCTCAGCACCACGTCGCCGTCCCAGTCGCGGGCGCCCTTGAGGACCAGGTCGAGGTCTTCTTCCGCGGGGTGGTCGCAGTTGCGGACCGGCGGGATCTTGCGGTCCCGGAGGGACAGCACCGCGGCGGCGGCCTCGGCGGCCCCGGAGGCGCCGAGCATGTGCCCGGTCATGCTCTTGACCGCGGTGACCGGCGTACGGCTCAGATGGTCGGGGCCGAGCACCTGGCGCAGCGCCGCCGCCTCGATGCGGTCGTTCAGGAGGGTGCCGGTGCCGTGGGCGCTGACCTGGCCGACGTCCTCGGGGGCGAGGCCGGCGTCGGCGAGCGCGCCGCGCATCGCGCGGACGGCTCCTGCGCCGGTCGGGTCGGGGGCGGTGGCGTGGTGGGCGTCGGTGGTGGCGGCGTAACCGGCCACCTCGGCAAGGATCTCCGCGCCGCGGCGTTCGGCGTGGCCGGCCTCCTCCAGCGTCAGGACACTGGCGCCGACGGCCATCACGAACCCGTCGCGGTCCCGGTCAAAGGGCCGGCTGGCGCCTTCGGGGTCGTCGTTGCGGCGGGAGAGCGCCTGGGCGTTGGCGGTGCCGGCCAGGTCGACGGCGGTGAGGGCGTCATCGGTGCCGCCGGCCAGGGCGATGTCGGCCCGGCCGCTGCGGATCAGCTCGGCCGCCTCG is a genomic window of Streptomyces sp. Edi2 containing:
- a CDS encoding beta-ketoacyl-ACP synthase II, whose product is MELRTDRRRVVVTGCGVVSPVGNTTADFWAALLAGRSGVRPVTRFDVSGLPVRIGGEVTGFDTTGYLTPQEARRSDRFTQYAVVAAAQAMRAAGLEEPAGTDPYRFAAVIGSGYGAAHAIQQQYDVLKVQGPRRVSPYHSVLTAIDHPASLLSIKYGINGPSCAVSAACATGAVALGEAAELIRSGRADIALAGGTDDALTAVDLAGTANAQALSRRNDDPEGASRPFDRDRDGFVMAVGASVLTLEEAGHAERRGAEILAEVAGYAATTDAHHATAPDPTGAGAVRAMRGALADAGLAPEDVGQVSAHGTGTLLNDRIEAAALRQVLGPDHLSRTPVTAVKSMTGHMLGASGAAEAAAAVLSLRDRKIPPVRNCDHPAEEDLDLVLKGARDWDGDVVLSNSFGFGGHNAVLVLTRYTR
- a CDS encoding response regulator transcription factor, whose amino-acid sequence is MRVLVADDQAAVRSGLVLVLQTDPGITVVGEAGDGAAAVRMAAELRPDVVLMDVQMPQLNGVAATRRIVERGLAEVLVLTTFDLNEYIFGALRAGAGGFILKNAEPAVLVSAVHEVAHGDGFLTPAIARRLITEFAGRPPVAGPTLPASAAQALDTLTKRELEVLACIARGLANSAIAETLHLAEGTVKTHTSRILSKLNLRSRVQAAILAQQHGIALRG
- a CDS encoding class III lanthipeptide, which codes for MSTDPRKGGDEMTIMDLQGLEVPGERDAQALGSTISGGC
- the lanKC gene encoding class III lanthionine synthetase LanKC, with the protein product MRDGAESFALADRTFFDWPGNWDLEATRFPAPPLPDGWRRDDNEAWTFCRPPEDQLPDQGWKIHVSAAPDDARRTLADVARYCTRHGIAFKYLKSTNVLRALSRKYAQRSSAGKLLTVYPVDVAEFARTLEGLDALVGGRPGPYVLTDLRFRQGPLHVRYGGFRTHYMEDTDGELVTAVHRPDGTPEPDRRTPVFHTPDWVEVPDILKDSLAARQALDDFPYRITGALQFSHGGGVYRAVPTGADALGAGETGVVLKEGRPYSGTDGVGRDAVSRIAHEHRMLQRLAGMPGIPRTFGTFQVRDHLFLVLEDIAGQDFQTWLAAHHPLTVPDPDEQAVARYRDRALALFGRIEALVAAVHGRGIRIGDLHPGNLIIRPGDEPVLIDFEVADALDLATPSSLGAPGFHRADATGTDGDHYALAAIGLWLFLPLAALGGLAPDKAPALLAAAAERFGLPDALVARLAPQLAPNDNTTATLRSAPGTFPPTDVLVSLARGLRDSATPHRLDRLHPGGFEQFVEGGAGFGHGAAGVLWARHTALGERDEEGAAWLRAAVDRVPAERIGFYDGLHGMAYVLRQLGDDEAALRALDRAADKLAVRHCPSLYRGLSGVGLNLLHFADALGSAALRQQALGLADRVTERLTAARTEPVERRRRRGSKDAAGLMYGWSGAALFLLTAHRATGDPALLDEAVHAVHRDLDRCAPGPQDTLQVDEGFRLLPYLDNGSAGIALVAAELLRVRDDDRIRAALPALLRACAADFVIESGLLGGRAGLLATLAVLRDRVPLAPDDGERPDGPVPGSAAVDRYLRRHLTRLGQHAMTWNGATVFPCDGRARISMGLADGGAGVLLALSATERGTPLLPFLTDSRLAAAVHPAAPGRAGGAHGAATPTAPSGAAGTAHRGREVSSDDHHGPSGPGGAGRA
- a CDS encoding FAD/NAD(P)-binding protein; the protein is MNDPVGPARSLCLIGCGPRGASIVERILANVPALYGDRPLDLHIVDPYPPGAGRTWRTDQPGLLWMNSAAEQVTMYPDASVACAGPPRPGPTTAGWLDAPLHDGAYAARRDQGRYLRHFFETVTRERPASVRLYVHRARVVDLRRTPAGTAPGGRGRQQVILDSGQPPVLADRVVFAQGHTDTLAGPVPAGLTRIGPGPADPAALAAVPPGARVLVRGLGLVFIDCLALLTEGRGGRFVRPAPGGPLRYLPSGREPRLYAGSRRGVPLPPKPAYAPPAASLAAPAAPLAAPAAPPAAPADSQAAPSALLAAPAAPLAAPAAPRFATVDACRAVLSRPGASFGRDVWPLVVAELGWCHYRALFAGQPARTCMSWPDFDAQYALLHPDADRLAKLACEAVPDPADRLDLDRLADPLAGLRFADADDLQRRLRGLLAEELRRRTGPASGIATALVDGLQRAGAVIEELWRSGELADGQLTEALRHFALGTYLSSGPPPLRAEQLLALAEAGVVTFVGPGMRVSLVPGDGAVPGDGAVPGDGAVPGDGAVPDGAVPGDGPVPGDGAAPGDGSMPGEAAAPGSEPLRGAQGGPCGPAGPVPLFRATSPALPGTVHEADILLDARLAAPDPDRVTDPLLRALLSRGELVQERPEDGAGGMLRLSGAALHPVDATGTVHPDRTIAGPAQFPRPHTNAVYFRQNDAIARDLLADD
- a CDS encoding class III lanthipeptide, translating into MTIMDLQGLEVPGERDAQALGSTISGGC
- a CDS encoding GNAT family protein — protein: MQGRLVTLEWPGDDDWAAIASWLRPGSPAAVLSGDWELLGAAEVEQANRSGRVHHLVIRSKDGERIGTVSYQRSGRIGGFTVGGAIGSPELWRRGYGAEAVVLLVDYLFHQLDAHRVQVTTAGYNKGVIRLMTKTPFVIEGILRDHCYLDGRYHDAIVWGLLRDEHYASLKPSEDNRVLAVGLPDFLSDDDKTQARAVLAEHLASGHRTALDAYLDGATEPAGPAAPVAAEAGPPAAQPAAELPEPTGTAAVRLTAEAGEPAPVAPSAPAGAPAPIGGAA
- a CDS encoding histidine kinase; the protein is MGGPQVMGGDIPAWQAVLPVLVLCAATALRSARPAVAVAVGTFTVTVETTSSGGLGPVLIYTDLLYAAALYGAPRLCRLLQAGSVTATLVTTVVLVLTGDRSEGVTTGVIVALLLISPVWTGVLIRNHKERADTERQRAAQINRLAELDRKTVLQTERTRMARELHDLVANHLSAIAIHSSAVLSLAGTKGEKDGADEEDPVLRALAVIRENSVQGLAEMRRMVVLLRSDRGVDDDWDRPQLNALGSLVEQARPAADAAALSLHTEFPERFPEVSSVIEVTAYRIVQEALTNVLKHASAGRVHIRCETGAGQLTLSVDSPLTRPDGRARQRPVAQLTTGAGAGLAGMSERAALVGGIFDAGPDRTAPGRWRVRAVLPLTQNS